A window of Streptomyces sp. DG1A-41 contains these coding sequences:
- a CDS encoding HPr family phosphocarrier protein, which yields MAERRVNVGWAEGLHARPASIFVRAATAAGVPVTIAKADGKPVNAASMLAVLGLGAQGGEEIVLASDAEGADAALDRLAKLVSEGLEELPETV from the coding sequence ATGGCTGAGCGCCGCGTCAACGTCGGCTGGGCCGAGGGCCTTCACGCCCGCCCCGCCTCCATCTTCGTCCGAGCCGCCACGGCCGCAGGCGTCCCGGTGACGATCGCCAAGGCAGACGGCAAGCCCGTCAACGCGGCCTCCATGCTGGCCGTCCTCGGCCTCGGTGCCCAGGGTGGCGAGGAGATCGTCCTCGCCTCCGACGCCGAGGGCGCGGACGCCGCCCTGGACCGGCTGGCGAAGCTGGTCTCCGAGGGCCTCGAGGAACTGCCCGAGACCGTCTGA